In a single window of the Campylobacter iguaniorum genome:
- a CDS encoding anaerobic C4-dicarboxylate transporter, translating to MDIMLILQVIVLLGAIYVGIRLGGIGIGYAGGLGVVILGLCLGMKPGSIPWDVILIIMSVIAAISAMQLAGGLDYLVQIAEKILRSNPKHINYLAPTVTYFLTILAGTGHTAFSMIPVIVEVAKEQNIKPSSPLSIAVVASQIAITASPVSAAVVYMSGVLEPLGWSYPLLLGIWIVTTFAACMLTAFIMTLITDLDLSKDKVYQERLAAGLVNPPKGAQHIELKPGAKLSVGIFLIGVLLVVLYATAISKIGGKPVFIENVIVPRDAAIMSFMLGVATFITMLCKIEVGKIGESSVFKSGMVACVCVLGVAWLGNTFVGGYTNEIKGLAENWVKAIPALLAVVFFLAAMLLYSQAATAKAITPVAVAALGISAANPGDAYMLVASFAAVSALFVLPTYPTLLGAVQMDDTGTTRLGKYIFNHAFLVPGVLAIAISVALGFLIAPMFA from the coding sequence ATGGACATTATGTTGATTTTACAAGTAATAGTCTTGCTTGGTGCCATTTATGTAGGTATCAGACTTGGCGGTATAGGCATAGGTTACGCTGGTGGTCTAGGCGTTGTTATTTTGGGGCTTTGCCTTGGTATGAAACCAGGTAGCATTCCTTGGGATGTTATCCTTATCATCATGTCTGTTATTGCTGCAATTTCAGCTATGCAACTTGCTGGCGGTCTTGATTATTTGGTTCAAATCGCAGAGAAAATCTTGCGTTCAAACCCAAAACACATCAACTACCTAGCTCCGACAGTTACTTATTTCTTAACTATCTTAGCAGGTACTGGGCACACAGCATTTTCAATGATTCCTGTTATCGTTGAGGTTGCAAAAGAGCAAAACATCAAACCAAGCTCACCACTTAGTATAGCTGTTGTCGCATCTCAAATAGCAATTACAGCAAGCCCAGTTTCAGCAGCAGTTGTTTATATGAGTGGTGTTTTAGAGCCACTTGGTTGGAGTTACCCACTACTACTTGGTATTTGGATAGTTACTACATTTGCAGCTTGTATGCTTACAGCTTTTATCATGACTCTTATCACAGATCTTGATCTTTCAAAAGACAAAGTTTATCAAGAAAGATTAGCAGCAGGTCTTGTAAACCCACCAAAAGGCGCTCAACATATTGAATTAAAACCAGGTGCTAAACTATCTGTTGGTATATTCTTGATCGGCGTTTTACTTGTTGTTTTATACGCAACTGCTATCTCAAAAATCGGTGGCAAACCAGTATTTATAGAAAACGTAATCGTTCCACGTGACGCAGCTATCATGAGCTTTATGCTTGGTGTGGCTACATTTATCACTATGCTTTGCAAAATCGAAGTAGGCAAAATAGGCGAAAGTAGCGTATTTAAAAGCGGTATGGTAGCTTGTGTGTGCGTTCTTGGTGTTGCATGGCTTGGTAATACATTTGTTGGTGGTTACACAAACGAGATTAAAGGTCTAGCTGAAAACTGGGTTAAAGCAATTCCAGCTCTACTTGCAGTTGTTTTCTTCCTTGCAGCTATGCTTCTATACTCTCAAGCAGCTACTGCAAAAGCCATAACTCCAGTTGCAGTTGCAGCTCTTGGTATCAGTGCAGCAAACCCAGGCGACGCTTATATGCTAGTTGCTAGCTTCGCAGCAGTTTCAGCCTTGTTCGTTCTTCCAACTTACCCAACTTTGCTTGGTGCAGTTCAAATGGACGATACAGGTACAACTAGACTTGGAAAATACATATTCAACCATGCATTCTTAGTCCCAGGTGTTTTAGCTATCGCTATTTCTGTAGCACTTGGATTTTTAATAGCTCCAATGTTTGCATAA
- the aspA gene encoding aspartate ammonia-lyase has product MGTRKEHDFIGELEIADNVYYGVQTFRAVENFNITHERLCNFPNFIVALAQVKKAAALANFDLGLLDAKIKNAICDACDAVMSGKYNDQFVVDMIQGGAGTSTNMNANEVIANIALEMMGHKKGEYQYCHPNDHVNLSQSTNDAYPTALRVAIYERLCELTEAMHILKNSFENKAEEFKDVLKMGRTQLQDAVPMTLGQEFKTFAIMIGEDIDRVREARNLVREINLGGTAIGTGINSHPDYPKVVETKLQEVTKRPFITAGNLIEATQDTGAYVQISGVLKRVSTKLSKICNDLRLLSSGPRCGLNEINLPKMQPGSSIMPGKVNPVIPEVVNQVCFSVIGNDITVTLACEGGQLELNVFEPVVAYSLFNSIAMLKKACKTLATKCIDGITANEKVCADFVYNSIGIVTAFNPYIGYENSASIAKEALTTGKSVSAIALERGLLTQDQINDILRPENMLNPHMTSEDKSKFKN; this is encoded by the coding sequence ATGGGTACTAGAAAAGAACACGATTTTATAGGTGAATTAGAGATTGCTGACAACGTTTATTATGGCGTTCAAACATTTAGAGCAGTTGAAAATTTCAATATTACACATGAAAGACTTTGCAATTTTCCAAATTTCATAGTTGCACTTGCTCAAGTTAAAAAAGCAGCAGCTTTAGCTAACTTTGATTTAGGCTTATTAGATGCAAAAATCAAAAACGCTATTTGCGATGCTTGCGATGCTGTAATGAGCGGTAAATACAATGACCAATTTGTCGTCGATATGATACAAGGTGGCGCTGGAACAAGTACAAATATGAATGCTAACGAAGTTATAGCAAATATCGCACTTGAGATGATGGGTCACAAAAAAGGTGAGTATCAATACTGCCATCCAAACGACCACGTAAATCTAAGCCAAAGTACAAACGACGCTTACCCAACAGCTCTAAGAGTAGCTATATATGAGAGACTTTGCGAGCTAACTGAAGCTATGCATATCTTAAAAAATAGCTTTGAAAATAAAGCTGAAGAGTTTAAAGATGTTTTAAAAATGGGTAGAACTCAACTTCAAGATGCAGTTCCTATGACTCTTGGTCAAGAGTTTAAAACATTTGCTATCATGATTGGCGAAGATATCGATAGAGTAAGAGAAGCTAGAAACCTAGTTCGCGAGATAAATCTTGGTGGTACAGCAATCGGTACAGGTATCAACTCTCACCCAGACTATCCAAAAGTAGTTGAGACAAAACTTCAAGAAGTTACAAAACGTCCATTTATAACAGCTGGAAACCTTATAGAAGCTACTCAAGATACTGGTGCTTACGTTCAAATTTCAGGCGTATTAAAAAGAGTTAGTACAAAACTAAGTAAAATTTGTAACGACTTAAGACTTTTAAGTAGTGGTCCAAGATGTGGATTAAATGAGATAAATCTACCAAAAATGCAACCAGGCTCAAGCATTATGCCAGGTAAAGTAAACCCAGTTATCCCTGAAGTTGTAAACCAAGTTTGCTTCTCAGTTATCGGAAACGACATTACTGTAACTCTAGCTTGCGAAGGCGGTCAATTAGAACTAAACGTATTTGAACCAGTTGTAGCTTACAGCTTGTTTAATTCAATTGCTATGCTTAAAAAAGCTTGCAAAACTCTAGCTACAAAATGTATCGATGGAATCACTGCAAATGAGAAAGTTTGTGCTGATTTTGTTTATAATTCAATCGGTATTGTTACAGCATTTAACCCATATATCGGTTATGAAAACAGTGCAAGCATAGCTAAAGAAGCTCTAACTACTGGTAAAAGCGTTTCAGCTATCGCACTTGAAAGAGGTCTTTTAACCCAAGATCAAATCAACGATATTCTTCGCCCAGAAAATATGTTGAACCCACATATGACAAGTGAAGATAAAAGTAAATTTAAAAATTAA